From Corynebacterium sp. BD556, the proteins below share one genomic window:
- a CDS encoding YhjD/YihY/BrkB family envelope integrity protein has translation MSTATSPHKAYTDEHGIERSRQQQQKGAVAKAEKRAPALAHLMRMNERYGSEEGNQLAAGITYFSVLALFPLTMLIFAGVGFFLASRPDMLQQVHDQIANSVSGDAGEALSSVVDTAIEQRGSVAGIGLLTTLWSGLNWMNHLRVGISAMWKIDGNAGGSFLKKKVMDLLGLLGLIVLLLLAFAVTAVGSSSLTTSLMEQAGVGNVPGARFFVWLVGLAAGLLANFLVMVWLVVFMPRTKVDRKSGMKGAVLGAVVFELIKQFATLIVSGAASNPAGAIFGPIITLMLVFYLVWRVVLYVSAWTATTPESMAAAPVEVPEPAVINVRAGAATRRDSRAGRTIGLGAVLGAIGLGIISLLAKDRS, from the coding sequence ATGTCTACCGCGACGTCACCGCACAAGGCGTACACAGACGAGCACGGCATCGAACGTTCGCGTCAGCAGCAGCAGAAGGGGGCCGTTGCTAAGGCGGAAAAGCGCGCGCCCGCCTTGGCTCACCTTATGCGCATGAACGAGCGTTACGGTTCCGAGGAAGGAAACCAGCTTGCCGCAGGCATCACGTATTTCTCCGTGCTTGCTCTTTTCCCCTTAACAATGTTGATCTTCGCCGGTGTCGGTTTCTTCCTCGCCTCTCGGCCTGACATGCTCCAGCAGGTCCACGACCAAATTGCGAACTCCGTAAGCGGCGACGCGGGAGAGGCGTTGTCCAGCGTGGTGGATACAGCTATCGAGCAACGTGGCTCCGTCGCAGGCATCGGGTTGCTTACCACCTTGTGGTCCGGCCTGAATTGGATGAACCACCTGCGTGTGGGAATCTCCGCCATGTGGAAGATTGACGGAAATGCCGGCGGCAGCTTCCTAAAAAAGAAGGTCATGGACCTTCTGGGCCTCCTCGGCCTGATCGTGCTTTTGTTGCTGGCCTTCGCCGTCACTGCGGTCGGCTCCTCTAGCCTAACCACCAGTCTCATGGAACAAGCCGGTGTCGGCAACGTCCCAGGGGCGCGCTTTTTTGTCTGGTTGGTCGGCTTAGCCGCCGGGTTGCTTGCTAACTTCCTCGTCATGGTGTGGCTGGTTGTTTTCATGCCGCGCACCAAAGTGGACCGGAAGTCCGGCATGAAAGGCGCGGTGCTAGGTGCGGTCGTGTTCGAGCTGATCAAGCAGTTCGCCACGCTGATCGTCAGCGGCGCGGCCAGCAACCCAGCCGGCGCAATTTTCGGCCCGATCATCACGTTGATGCTTGTGTTCTACTTGGTCTGGCGTGTTGTGCTCTACGTCTCCGCGTGGACCGCCACCACTCCTGAATCTATGGCCGCGGCGCCTGTGGAGGTTCCGGAACCTGCCGTGATCAATGTCCGAGCAGGTGCTGCGACCCGCCGCGATTCGCGTGCCGGGCGCACGATCGGGTTGGGCGCTGTGCTGGGCGCTATCGGCCTTGGCATTATTTCGCTGTTGGCAAAAGACCGATCGTGA
- a CDS encoding VIT1/CCC1 transporter family protein: MSEKDITTVGLNERLNKLRAGVLGANDGIVSTAAVVLGVAGATPDVSAIATAGIAAVIGGAVSMALGEYVSVSSQRDTERAYVKRETALHQKDPDEEFKHLVRGYMLQGLSEDTATRVAQEHTATNPLKAHLAMHYGIDEEDIVNPWTAAIASFVAFFIGALLPLAAVLVPPDPARVPVTFVVTLGALAATGAASAKIGGADIARAVFRLLVGGTLGLAATYGIGYIFGATAL, translated from the coding sequence ATGAGTGAAAAAGATATAACCACAGTCGGCCTCAACGAGCGCCTCAACAAACTGCGCGCCGGAGTGCTTGGTGCCAACGATGGAATCGTCTCTACCGCCGCCGTCGTGCTCGGTGTGGCCGGCGCGACTCCCGACGTGAGCGCGATTGCCACCGCAGGTATCGCGGCTGTTATCGGCGGTGCCGTGTCGATGGCATTAGGTGAGTACGTCTCCGTGTCCTCTCAGCGAGACACGGAGCGTGCCTACGTGAAAAGGGAAACAGCCCTGCACCAGAAAGACCCGGACGAGGAATTCAAACACCTTGTGCGCGGCTACATGCTGCAGGGGCTCAGCGAGGACACCGCTACGCGGGTTGCACAGGAACACACGGCCACTAACCCTCTTAAAGCGCACTTGGCCATGCATTACGGCATTGACGAGGAAGACATTGTCAATCCGTGGACCGCGGCCATCGCGTCCTTCGTCGCCTTTTTCATCGGTGCGTTGCTGCCCCTTGCGGCGGTGCTTGTCCCGCCCGACCCCGCGCGAGTGCCGGTCACCTTCGTGGTCACCCTCGGGGCCCTTGCCGCCACCGGCGCGGCCTCAGCCAAGATCGGCGGCGCGGACATCGCCCGGGCGGTGTTTCGATTGCTTGTCGGCGGGACGCTCGGTCTGGCCGCCACCTATGGCATTGGCTACATCTTCGGTGCCACCGCCTTGTAA
- a CDS encoding C40 family peptidase, with amino-acid sequence MISPAAVASTILSHTPRPLPTLEVPRTPMLGAAEELARIVGADPSYILNATVTLAQDKDALSGSFHAASGLVTTAAADLAQLTTHFLSQASLLTPLTFNPLTMPGALSRLGALATETFSRAMAVLRQLEADLAPHVERLLTLVNTPCVQPGTTSQELHMLAAAETNTFQAEPTNDNDTEAGSAAGRAAVEAAKSQIGTPYVWGGTGPGGFDCSGLTSWAYRQAGVELPRMAHQQATGRQVSFEELQPGDLAVWEGHVAMYAGDGMYIEAGNPVQLSPVRTDNIGMAFHGFWRPTG; translated from the coding sequence ATGATCTCTCCCGCCGCGGTCGCCTCAACGATCCTGTCGCACACTCCCCGCCCACTGCCCACACTGGAAGTTCCGCGCACCCCGATGCTTGGAGCCGCCGAGGAGCTCGCCCGGATCGTCGGCGCAGACCCCTCCTACATTCTCAACGCCACCGTCACCCTCGCCCAGGACAAAGACGCCCTTTCCGGTTCTTTCCACGCCGCCTCGGGCCTGGTCACCACAGCCGCAGCGGACCTTGCGCAGTTAACCACACATTTTCTTTCTCAGGCGAGCCTACTGACCCCGCTAACTTTCAACCCGCTGACCATGCCAGGGGCGCTGTCGCGACTGGGGGCGCTCGCCACAGAGACATTCTCTCGGGCCATGGCAGTATTGCGGCAGCTCGAAGCCGACCTCGCACCCCACGTTGAAAGGCTGCTCACGCTCGTAAACACACCGTGCGTCCAGCCCGGCACAACTTCGCAAGAACTGCACATGCTGGCCGCCGCGGAGACCAACACTTTCCAAGCAGAGCCGACAAATGACAATGACACCGAGGCAGGCTCAGCGGCGGGGCGCGCCGCTGTAGAAGCGGCGAAGTCACAGATCGGCACCCCCTACGTGTGGGGCGGCACCGGCCCCGGAGGTTTCGACTGCTCAGGATTAACGTCGTGGGCCTACCGGCAGGCCGGGGTGGAACTGCCGCGCATGGCACACCAACAGGCCACCGGTCGCCAGGTGTCCTTCGAAGAATTGCAGCCCGGCGACCTGGCTGTCTGGGAGGGCCACGTAGCTATGTACGCGGGCGACGGCATGTACATCGAAGCTGGCAACCCGGTCCAACTCAGCCCGGTTCGCACCGATAACATCGGCATGGCCTTCCACGGCTTCTGGCGTCCGACTGGCTAG
- the upp gene encoding uracil phosphoribosyltransferase, producing MDIRIIDHPLAAARLTIMRDVHSNNAAFRAALADLGAMLIYEASRELEVESFDCVTPVGTARGYRLAQPPIIVPVIRAGLGMIDPALSMIPDAQVGFIGLARDEQTHEPVPYLEALPDDLSGRPVFLVDPMLATGGSLVHAIRLLRDRGADQITCICMVSAQPGVDKLGSLGVPMKLVTATIDPSLNDKAYIVPGLGDAGDRLYGPRNIDL from the coding sequence TTGGACATCCGCATCATTGACCACCCTCTGGCGGCGGCGCGTTTGACTATCATGCGCGACGTGCACAGCAACAACGCCGCCTTCCGTGCCGCCCTGGCGGATTTGGGTGCCATGCTCATCTACGAAGCGTCTCGGGAGCTGGAGGTGGAATCCTTCGACTGCGTCACCCCCGTCGGTACGGCCCGTGGCTACCGCCTTGCCCAGCCACCTATCATCGTGCCGGTTATCCGCGCTGGTCTTGGCATGATCGACCCTGCTTTGTCGATGATTCCGGATGCGCAGGTGGGTTTCATTGGCCTGGCTCGCGACGAACAGACGCACGAGCCGGTGCCCTACCTGGAAGCGTTGCCTGACGACCTGTCTGGCCGGCCGGTGTTTCTCGTTGATCCGATGCTGGCCACCGGCGGCTCTCTCGTCCACGCGATCAGGCTGCTGCGCGATCGCGGCGCCGACCAGATCACTTGCATTTGCATGGTGTCGGCTCAACCGGGCGTCGACAAGCTTGGCTCTCTCGGCGTACCGATGAAACTGGTCACTGCAACTATCGACCCCTCCCTCAACGACAAGGCCTACATTGTGCCGGGGCTTGGCGATGCAGGCGACCGTCTTTATGGCCCACGCAATATCGACTTGTAG
- a CDS encoding helix-turn-helix domain-containing protein — protein MNGTLPDSFWMSYGYVLAQRLRTIRVMRGVSQRRLAELSGISRSLISNLERNHYNCARSADPTLSTLYRIAHALHVPPAVFLPSGGLNVSKHCGDDPKAFPSLGVPWPVEKADTARFHESYLQSGPVQTSPPFEAGC, from the coding sequence ATGAATGGCACATTGCCGGATTCGTTCTGGATGAGCTACGGGTACGTGCTCGCGCAGCGCCTGCGCACAATCCGTGTAATGCGAGGTGTTTCCCAGCGCAGGCTCGCGGAGCTTTCCGGGATCTCACGCAGCCTGATTTCCAACCTTGAGCGCAACCACTACAACTGCGCCCGCAGCGCCGATCCGACCCTGTCTACGCTTTACCGGATTGCGCATGCCCTGCACGTCCCGCCGGCGGTGTTTTTGCCCTCTGGTGGGCTCAACGTGTCCAAACACTGCGGCGACGACCCGAAAGCCTTTCCATCTTTGGGTGTGCCGTGGCCGGTTGAAAAGGCCGACACGGCCCGCTTCCACGAGTCCTACCTACAGTCGGGACCGGTGCAAACTTCGCCCCCTTTCGAGGCTGGTTGCTAA
- a CDS encoding amidohydrolase: MRVAAAVNAWLEENRDIVIGWRRHLHAHPELSNLEVETTKFISDVLKGHGLSPVPFPGTGLYVDVGPSEGERLTFRGDIDALGVPELTGLEYASNTPGVSHACGHDIHTTIVLALACALASIQDELDHGIRLIFQPAEEVMGSGAVDVIEWGGLNNVAAIYALHVEPHLRVGQIGVRAGAITSAADIISLEIKGPGGHTSRPQMTADVVYALGAVITQLPALMSRRVDPRTGTLVVFGNVAAGIAANAIPEHGILRGTVRTADIATWRTLETKLTEMIDQIIAPTGCSYTLDYQRGVPPVLNDDVATSLIVAAGRSIDPHAVVAAQQSSGGEDFSWYLEHVPGSMVRLGAWSGKGPKQDLHQGDLNVDERSIGVGVRLFATTIDKYFAAVAEDGGEL; encoded by the coding sequence GTGCGTGTAGCCGCAGCCGTCAACGCATGGCTTGAAGAAAACCGCGACATCGTGATCGGCTGGCGCCGCCACCTCCACGCCCACCCGGAACTGTCCAACCTTGAGGTGGAAACAACCAAGTTCATTTCGGATGTGCTCAAGGGCCACGGTCTTTCCCCCGTGCCTTTTCCCGGCACCGGCCTCTACGTTGATGTTGGCCCCAGCGAGGGCGAGCGGCTTACGTTTCGTGGGGACATTGACGCTTTGGGCGTTCCCGAATTGACCGGGCTCGAATACGCGTCCAACACGCCCGGGGTGTCTCATGCCTGCGGCCACGACATCCACACGACGATCGTGTTGGCGCTTGCCTGCGCGTTGGCCAGCATCCAAGATGAGCTTGACCACGGTATTCGGCTGATTTTTCAGCCGGCCGAGGAAGTGATGGGATCCGGCGCGGTCGACGTCATCGAGTGGGGTGGGTTAAATAATGTTGCTGCGATCTATGCGTTGCATGTTGAGCCGCACCTGCGTGTCGGTCAGATCGGTGTGCGGGCAGGCGCGATCACCTCGGCCGCCGACATTATCAGCCTTGAAATCAAGGGGCCGGGCGGGCACACTTCGCGGCCACAGATGACTGCTGATGTGGTCTACGCCCTGGGCGCTGTGATCACCCAATTGCCGGCGCTGATGTCGCGCCGGGTTGACCCTCGCACCGGTACGCTGGTTGTCTTTGGCAATGTCGCAGCTGGCATTGCCGCCAATGCCATCCCCGAGCATGGCATTTTGCGGGGGACGGTGCGCACCGCGGACATCGCTACCTGGCGCACTCTGGAGACTAAGTTGACGGAGATGATCGACCAGATCATCGCGCCGACGGGTTGTTCTTACACCCTTGACTATCAGCGTGGGGTGCCACCGGTGCTTAACGACGACGTGGCGACTTCGCTCATCGTCGCCGCGGGCCGGAGCATTGACCCGCACGCTGTGGTTGCGGCGCAGCAATCCTCGGGAGGGGAGGATTTTTCCTGGTATCTTGAGCATGTGCCAGGTTCGATGGTGCGTCTCGGCGCGTGGTCGGGCAAGGGGCCGAAACAGGATCTGCACCAGGGGGACCTTAATGTTGATGAGCGTTCCATCGGGGTGGGAGTGCGGTTGTTCGCCACGACTATTGACAAGTACTTCGCTGCTGTCGCGGAGGATGGGGGCGAGTTGTAG
- a CDS encoding NAD(P)H-quinone dehydrogenase — MSKKIIIIGGGPAGYEAALIGSKFGADITLVEDRAIGGSGINLDVVPSKGFISGANIKTDLRRADDMGLNHGLGEASLLFSALNNRVVALASEQSRDIRLQLDRTGVKQIKGRAAFSTQQTGHTTHSVKVTFPDGSFERLDADMVLVCTGASPRVIKGAEPDGERILNWRQVYDLIEQPEHLIVVGSGVTGAEMVSAFAELGVKVTMVSSGSRILPHDDADAADVLESVLADRGVSLVKNAYAESVVNTGDGVVVTTKDGRTIEGSHALMSIGSIPNTADLNLEGAGVETTPSGHIHVDRVSRTNVPGIYAAGDCSDLMPLASVAAMQGRIAIHHALGEGVEPMRLKTVGNAVFTRPEIAAVGVTENQIINGEVDADIIKLPLATNPRAKMRSLRHGFVKIFARKGSGQVLGGVIVAPTASELILSLVIAVTNNLTVHQLAESMAVYPSLSGSITEAARRLVTTTDLD, encoded by the coding sequence GTGTCCAAGAAGATCATCATTATCGGTGGTGGACCTGCCGGTTACGAGGCAGCCCTGATCGGTTCCAAGTTCGGTGCAGACATCACGTTGGTGGAGGATCGGGCGATCGGCGGCTCCGGCATCAACCTTGATGTTGTTCCCTCGAAGGGTTTCATCTCTGGTGCGAACATCAAAACTGACCTGCGCCGAGCCGACGACATGGGCCTCAACCATGGCCTCGGTGAGGCAAGTCTGTTGTTTTCAGCGCTCAACAACCGTGTCGTGGCTCTCGCCTCCGAGCAATCCCGCGATATTCGTCTGCAGCTTGATCGCACCGGAGTAAAGCAGATTAAGGGCCGGGCCGCCTTTTCAACCCAGCAGACCGGCCACACGACCCACAGTGTGAAGGTGACATTCCCGGACGGCAGCTTTGAGCGCCTCGATGCGGATATGGTTTTGGTGTGCACTGGTGCGAGCCCACGCGTGATCAAGGGGGCGGAGCCAGATGGAGAGCGTATCTTGAACTGGCGCCAGGTCTATGACTTGATTGAGCAGCCGGAGCACCTCATTGTGGTTGGTTCCGGTGTGACGGGCGCGGAGATGGTTTCTGCCTTCGCCGAGTTGGGTGTGAAGGTGACGATGGTTTCTTCCGGTAGCCGTATTCTGCCGCATGATGACGCAGACGCGGCCGACGTGCTTGAAAGCGTGCTCGCTGACCGTGGTGTGTCCTTGGTCAAAAACGCCTACGCTGAGTCCGTGGTCAACACCGGTGACGGTGTTGTGGTGACTACCAAAGACGGCCGCACGATCGAGGGCAGCCACGCACTGATGTCTATCGGTTCCATCCCGAACACCGCTGACCTAAACCTTGAGGGTGCAGGTGTGGAGACGACTCCTTCTGGCCACATCCACGTTGATCGCGTCTCGCGCACCAATGTGCCGGGCATTTACGCTGCGGGCGACTGTTCCGATTTGATGCCGTTGGCTTCGGTCGCGGCGATGCAGGGGCGCATCGCCATCCATCATGCTCTCGGAGAGGGTGTAGAGCCGATGCGTTTGAAAACTGTCGGCAACGCGGTGTTCACCCGCCCGGAGATCGCGGCTGTGGGCGTGACCGAGAATCAAATTATTAATGGTGAGGTTGATGCGGACATCATCAAGCTGCCTTTGGCGACGAACCCGCGCGCGAAGATGCGCTCTCTTCGGCACGGCTTTGTCAAGATCTTCGCCCGTAAGGGTTCCGGTCAGGTTTTGGGTGGTGTGATCGTCGCCCCGACTGCCTCCGAGTTGATTTTGTCGCTGGTTATCGCCGTGACGAACAATCTCACCGTCCACCAGTTGGCTGAGTCGATGGCGGTGTACCCGTCGCTGTCCGGCTCGATCACCGAGGCGGCCCGCCGCCTGGTGACCACGACCGACTTGGACTAA
- a CDS encoding helix-turn-helix domain-containing protein produces MAKHYAGGKMRVLRGQHNLTQVQMAKRLGISASYLNQLENDQRPLTVSVLVELSRNFGIDPSYFSGDDERRTITELRGLLPHVGDEVLTDVATRYPSLAEAILAIPSPRNPYVEVRSFFQDNRNYFHELDINAEKLAQRAQARQLRLTSLAATFDQDLGYSVRFNQSTDGRRSVIVPAARELLLSSGMTEAQQCFELAYHYCSMTQGTLLDAPLPSEPARTLARHGLCQYFAAAVTMPYMEILQEAERTRYDIEVISARFGTSFESTCQRLGTLQRPGAQAVPFFFIRTDRAGNISKRQSTTSFPFAVAGGTCPLWVVHRAFDTPNRVTRQVSVMPDASTYLWVARMVQGPTSGFGVPRQENAVALGCDLSHAGRLVYADGLDLSPDSATPIGPGCETCPRKECPQRAFPAL; encoded by the coding sequence GTGGCGAAGCATTACGCGGGGGGCAAAATGAGGGTGTTACGGGGGCAACACAACCTCACCCAGGTGCAAATGGCCAAGCGTCTGGGCATCTCCGCAAGCTACCTCAACCAACTCGAAAACGACCAACGCCCCCTGACAGTCTCTGTCCTCGTCGAGCTCTCCCGCAACTTCGGCATCGACCCAAGCTACTTCTCCGGCGACGATGAACGCCGCACCATCACCGAGTTGCGGGGCCTGCTCCCCCACGTCGGCGACGAAGTACTTACCGACGTAGCCACTCGCTACCCTTCTCTTGCAGAGGCAATCCTGGCCATCCCCTCCCCCCGCAACCCCTACGTTGAGGTGCGCTCCTTCTTCCAGGACAACCGCAACTACTTCCACGAACTCGACATCAACGCAGAGAAATTGGCGCAGCGCGCGCAGGCCAGGCAGCTCCGACTAACCAGCCTCGCCGCCACCTTCGACCAAGATCTCGGCTACTCGGTACGCTTCAACCAGTCCACAGACGGGCGCCGATCCGTAATCGTGCCCGCCGCGCGCGAGTTGCTACTAAGCTCCGGCATGACCGAGGCGCAGCAGTGCTTCGAGCTTGCCTACCACTACTGCTCCATGACGCAGGGCACGCTTCTCGACGCCCCCCTGCCTTCCGAACCCGCCCGCACACTCGCCCGCCACGGCCTATGCCAATACTTCGCCGCCGCGGTGACAATGCCCTACATGGAAATCCTCCAGGAAGCGGAACGCACCCGCTACGACATCGAAGTCATCTCCGCCCGCTTCGGCACCAGCTTCGAATCCACTTGTCAACGCCTGGGCACCCTGCAGCGACCTGGCGCCCAGGCAGTGCCTTTCTTCTTCATCAGGACCGACCGGGCAGGCAACATTTCAAAACGACAGTCCACCACCTCTTTCCCCTTCGCTGTGGCCGGCGGGACCTGCCCACTGTGGGTGGTGCACCGGGCCTTTGACACCCCGAACAGGGTCACGCGCCAGGTTTCGGTCATGCCAGACGCAAGCACCTACCTCTGGGTGGCACGCATGGTCCAAGGGCCAACCTCCGGATTTGGGGTACCCCGGCAAGAAAACGCCGTCGCGCTGGGGTGCGACTTAAGCCACGCCGGCCGACTTGTCTACGCCGACGGCCTAGACCTCTCCCCCGACTCAGCGACCCCCATCGGACCCGGCTGCGAAACCTGCCCCCGGAAAGAATGCCCGCAGCGCGCGTTCCCGGCGCTTTAG
- the prpD gene encoding 2-methylcitrate dehydratase PrpD, translated as MINHEVRTRRSAEEFPIEEHLAYKVAKVAADPVEVPEDTKEMIINRIIDNASVAVASYARGPVTSARVIAQAHPVSEKGAQIFGVNGNYSAEWAAFANGTAVRELDFHDTFLAAEYSHPGDNIPPILAVAQHKGLDGKALIRGIATGYEIQVNLVKGISLHEFKIDHVAHLGPSAAAGIGTMLNLDVETIYQAVGQALHTTTATRQSRKGLISSWKASAPAFAGKMAIEAVDRAMRGEGAPAPIWEGEDGVIAWMLHSPDRTYIVPLPAEGEEKRAILETYTKEHSAEYQAQAPIDLARRMKQTIADAGKSTTDIESIVLHTSHHTHYVIGTGANDPQKMDPKASRETLDHSIMYMFAVALEDGTWHHVDSYTPERAGRPETVELWHKISTVEDPEWTRRYHSTDPKEKAFGAKAVITFTDGTVIEDEMAVADAHPLGARPFERADYIRKFRTLAEGIVAPEEQDRFLAAAENLENLTDLRELNIVVTEEAAAKAPATPEGIF; from the coding sequence ATGATCAACCACGAAGTACGCACCCGACGTTCAGCCGAGGAGTTCCCCATCGAGGAACACCTCGCCTACAAAGTGGCGAAGGTCGCCGCCGACCCAGTTGAGGTTCCAGAAGATACCAAGGAGATGATCATTAACAGGATCATCGACAACGCCTCAGTCGCTGTCGCCTCCTACGCCCGCGGGCCGGTCACCTCCGCTCGCGTCATCGCCCAAGCCCACCCGGTCAGTGAGAAAGGTGCCCAGATCTTCGGCGTCAACGGCAACTACTCCGCCGAGTGGGCCGCGTTCGCCAACGGCACCGCCGTCCGCGAGCTCGATTTCCACGACACCTTCCTGGCCGCTGAGTATTCGCACCCAGGCGATAACATTCCGCCAATCCTCGCCGTAGCCCAGCACAAGGGGCTCGATGGCAAGGCTTTGATCCGCGGTATCGCCACCGGCTATGAGATCCAGGTGAACCTGGTCAAGGGCATCAGCTTGCACGAGTTCAAAATCGACCACGTCGCCCACCTTGGCCCCTCGGCGGCCGCGGGTATCGGCACCATGTTGAACCTGGACGTGGAGACCATCTACCAGGCTGTCGGCCAGGCCCTGCACACCACCACCGCCACCCGCCAGTCCCGCAAGGGCTTGATTTCCTCGTGGAAGGCCTCCGCGCCCGCTTTCGCCGGCAAGATGGCGATTGAGGCAGTCGACCGCGCTATGCGTGGCGAGGGCGCTCCGGCCCCGATCTGGGAGGGTGAAGACGGTGTCATCGCCTGGATGTTGCACTCCCCGGACCGCACCTACATCGTGCCGTTGCCGGCTGAGGGTGAGGAAAAGCGCGCAATCCTGGAGACGTACACCAAGGAACACTCCGCGGAATACCAGGCGCAGGCACCGATCGACCTGGCGCGCCGCATGAAGCAAACCATCGCGGATGCCGGCAAGTCCACCACGGACATTGAGTCTATTGTGCTGCACACCTCGCACCACACCCACTACGTCATTGGCACCGGTGCGAACGACCCGCAGAAGATGGATCCGAAGGCCTCCCGTGAGACTTTGGACCACTCGATCATGTATATGTTCGCGGTTGCGCTTGAGGACGGCACCTGGCACCACGTGGATTCCTACACTCCGGAACGCGCCGGCCGCCCGGAGACTGTGGAGCTGTGGCACAAGATTTCTACGGTGGAGGACCCGGAGTGGACCCGCCGTTACCACTCGACGGATCCGAAGGAGAAGGCTTTCGGCGCCAAGGCCGTTATCACCTTCACCGATGGCACCGTCATTGAAGACGAGATGGCCGTGGCTGACGCCCACCCGCTCGGCGCTCGCCCCTTCGAGCGCGCCGACTACATCCGCAAGTTCCGCACTCTCGCCGAAGGGATTGTCGCCCCGGAGGAACAAGACCGCTTCCTGGCGGCCGCCGAGAACCTCGAAAACCTCACGGATCTGCGCGAGCTGAACATCGTTGTGACTGAGGAGGCCGCTGCGAAGGCGCCTGCAACCCCGGAGGGAATCTTCTAG
- the prpB gene encoding methylisocitrate lyase codes for MFTPDKTVTERRKALRDSLNSTTITKMPGAFSPLVARLIEDIGGFEGVYVSGAVVANDLGLPDIGLTTLTEVANRSRQIARVTNLPVLVDADTGFGEPMSAARTVSEFEAAGLAGLHLEDQVNPKRCGHLDGKEVVPVDLMVRRITAAVRERSDEQFVICARTDAAGIEGIDHAIERAKAYADAGADLIFTEALYSEEDFAKFRAAVDIPLLANMTEFGKTNLLSASRLEELGYNAVIWPVTTFRTAMGQTENMLRDLAQNGTQEPWLDKMQHRSRLYELVRYDEYNQFDQSVFTYSVDTYTQEFRK; via the coding sequence ATGTTCACACCCGATAAGACGGTCACTGAGCGTCGTAAAGCATTGCGCGATTCGCTCAACTCGACGACCATTACCAAGATGCCGGGGGCGTTTTCCCCGCTCGTGGCGAGGTTGATCGAGGACATCGGCGGCTTCGAGGGCGTTTATGTCTCCGGCGCGGTTGTCGCCAACGACCTTGGCCTTCCCGACATCGGCCTGACCACGCTAACTGAGGTGGCCAATCGGTCCCGCCAGATCGCGCGCGTGACTAATTTGCCTGTGCTTGTCGACGCCGACACTGGCTTCGGTGAACCCATGAGTGCAGCGCGCACCGTTTCCGAATTTGAAGCGGCCGGGCTCGCGGGACTCCACCTTGAGGATCAGGTCAACCCGAAGCGCTGCGGCCACCTCGACGGCAAGGAAGTTGTGCCGGTCGACTTGATGGTGCGCCGCATTACCGCCGCGGTCCGCGAGCGCTCCGATGAGCAGTTCGTCATCTGCGCGCGCACGGACGCCGCCGGCATCGAAGGCATTGACCACGCGATCGAGCGGGCAAAAGCCTACGCGGATGCAGGCGCTGACCTCATCTTCACCGAGGCGCTTTATAGCGAAGAAGATTTTGCGAAGTTCCGCGCTGCAGTGGACATTCCGCTGCTGGCAAATATGACGGAGTTTGGCAAGACCAACTTGTTGTCGGCGTCGCGTCTGGAGGAACTCGGCTACAACGCGGTGATTTGGCCGGTCACCACCTTCCGTACCGCGATGGGCCAGACCGAGAACATGCTGCGCGACCTAGCGCAAAACGGCACTCAGGAGCCGTGGCTGGACAAGATGCAGCACCGTTCTCGCCTCTACGAGCTCGTTCGCTACGACGAGTACAACCAATTCGACCAATCGGTGTTTACCTACTCCGTAGACACCTACACCCAGGAATTTAGGAAGTGA